The genome window TACTATCAAAGCACGTGTGCCTCTGGCAGAAATGGGACGCTACTCCACAGCTTTGAGTTCTCTTACCAGCGGCTGGGCTACCTATTCGATGAAATTCGCCGAATATGCACCGGTACCTGCCGATGTCCAGGATAAACTGCTGAAAGAATACGAAGAACAAGCGAAAGAAGAAGAATAGCCCAAGTTGCAGGTTACAAGTTACAGGTTATTTAATGTCAAAGAACCTGTAACCTGCAACATGCAACCTGTAACAATAAAGATTTTATCCCTTTTACAGAAACATTTCCACTAACTCCGCATAATTCCCAGGTGCCAACTTATATTGATTTCCACTGGCTTCATTGAGCTTCATTACATTGATGATTTCCTGTTTGTTGTCTTTTCCAATACCCATTTCAATTAATCTGACTGGGCATTCAATAGACCGGAAAAAAGTCTCAAATGCCTCGATAGTCTGCCCGGCAGACTTCACTCCAAAAACATTTTTCCCTAATTCAGCTATTCTGTGTGGGATTTTATTCCTGTGAAACTTCAGCCAGGCAGGATATACAATCGATAAAGATGCTCCATGGGGAAGGTCAAACAAAAGCGACAGAACATGTCCGATGCTATGCACACCCCAATCACCCCATTTACGTCCATTTATGGTCAGCTTATTCAGCGCTGCAGTGGCAGCATACATGACCTTTGCCCTTAAATCATAGTTATGCAGGTTATTCAAAAGTGGTTGACTGCATGCGATAGCTTCCTGCAAGATAGCATAAACAAAACGGTCGGAAAGGGTTGCATCACCTTCACCGAAGTATGCTTCAAGACAATGGGCTGTCATATCTGCTATACCGTAAGCTGTATAATTCCTTGGCACAGAAAAGGTGTTCTGTGGATCAAGAAATGAATAGCGGGGATACAAGAGGTCATGACCAAAGCCTATCTTTTGACGGGTTTTATTATTCTGAACTACGGCAAACGGATTCATCTCTGATCCCGTAGCTGCAAGCGTTGGAACAGCAATTAGAGGAATTGCCTTGTGTGGCCTGGTTCTTTCTGAATAGAAATACCAGCCCGTATGATCTACCGGTATCGTAATGGAGATAATTTTTGCCGAATCGATAACACTGCCTCCACCGACAGCCAGGATTATATCTACTTGTTTTTCCTTTCCCAGCTTGGCGGCTGCGTCGACATCTTCTATAATGGGATTAGGACGTATCCCCGGATATTCAAATACCTCAGCATCAATCTTATTCAGTTGTTCCATGACCTTATCATAGATACCGTTATGTTTGATGGAACCACCACCATAAATAAGCAGTACCCTGTGGCCAGATCCTTTCACTGACCTCCCCAGATCATTCAGGACATCTTTACCAAAATATAACCTGGTCGGATTATATGCAACAAAATTTTCCATACGTATAATTTTAATAATCTGTTTGTTCCCGGTAACCAAACCTTACCGTATTATCCAGAAAATATGCCTGCCGACTGGCGACTGCCGACTGCCGACTGTCAACCCCGATCTCGCTCACTTCGTTCGCTCGTCGGGACGTCGCTTCGCTCCGCTGCCGACTTCTAACCTATCACCCCGCTGCCATAGCATATTTTCTCATCTTTGTCGTACACCACTCCAAATTGCCCTGGTGCCAGTCCGGCGATCTTTTCCTCTGACCTGATCTGGAAAATGTCACCGTCTTTTGTAATAATTCCCTTGGTGAATTCAGGTGTATGACGTATCTTGAAGGTGATCTCAACCCCTTTGGAATAATCTTTAAAAGGGTCTCCTGAGATAAACTCAAATCCTTCCAGATTTACGACATCACTGTATTGTGTCGCCGGATCATAACCATTGGAAACGTATATGATATTCTCCTTAACATCTTTCTTGACAACAAACCATGGGCCCTGGCCAAGGCCCAAGCCTCTGCGCTGACCAATGGTATGAAACCAGTACCCGTTATGTGTACCCAGAATGCGACCTGTTTCCAATTCTATAATGGAACCCTTTTTCTCCCCGACATACCGTTTAATGAATTCATTATAATTGATCTTGCCCAAAAAGCATATACCCTGGCTGTCCCTGCGATGTGCGCTGGGCAAACCTTCCTGCGCTGCCTTATGGCGGACATCTTTTTTCAGGTAATATGCCAGTGGGAACATCACCTTTGATAGCTGCTGGTAAGTGATGTGCGACAGAAAATAGGTCTGGTCTTTCACCCTGTCTTTTGCAGTATGAAGAAAACAGGTGTCATCTTCATTTATGATATGAGCATAATGTCCAGTGGCAATCTTGTCAAAATATTTGCCCATCTTATCTTCAAAGCTGCCGAACTTGATGAACCGGTTGCACATGACATCAGGATTGGGTGTAAGCCCTCGCCTCACCGAATCAAGAGTATAGCTTATTACCCTGTTCCAGTATTCTTCATGAAGGTTAATCACTTCAAACCGGCAGTTATACTTCTTGGCTATGTAAGTGGTGATCTCAATATCCTCTTCTGAAGGGCAGTCCATGAATCCAGGTTCCTCCTCCATTCCAATCTGAATATAAAATATAAACGGATCATATCCTTGTTCTTTTAATAAAGGAATGATTACGCTGCTGTCGACACCTCCCGATACCAATGCGGCTATATTCATGGATTGAGCTTATAAAATGGACTGCAAAATTAGATAAATGTTGTTTATTGTAGTCATTTTGAAATATCAATTTGCTATATCCCTGAAATTTAGCTATATTTACCGGGGTAATTTATCCTCACCCTTCTTATTAGAATGAAAAAAAGAATCATCCATATTCTTTTTCATCCATTAATACTAAGCTTGCCGTTTGCAGTGACTATCATCCTGCTTTTACCTCCCATATTCGATCGCTACAGGGCGGTACTCCTTATGAAACAAAATGTTGGTACACGAAAAGTCATTTATCACGATTTCGATCACGATAGTATTAGTGAAGAAATATACCTGGCGACTGAACAACCTGAAGGGAATATATTTTCAACAGTTCTTATCCATAAAAATGGAAAAGTATTTGAACAGCCACGTTTACCAGGTAATTTCAGACCGGATAGACCTTACATGTTTGGTGATTATAATGGAAATGGTATGGACGAGATATACATTTTTACATATAGAAATGACTCCATTTTTATTAACGGGCTCGAGCCGATTTCGAGGAATAAGTTTTTTATAACTATCAATCAAAAGGTGAAATATGTCTGTAATTATATTCTCGACAAAGATGGTAATATTGATTTTGCGATGGATTCGGTAGGTGTTTTCGATTTGAACCGGGATGGTATGAAAGAGATTGTTTTTTCAATTTATACGGCATGGTCAGGTCAACCACGAAATATCTTTGCTTTCGACAGGGCAAATGATACAATTATTTCCTCTCCGATTTCCGGTACAGCTTTATATGAACCGATAAAATTCGATTTAAATAATGATACCTTTTATGAAATAATGGGTAATACCAATGCTTATGGAAATCGCAAAGAACTTGCATATGCCGATACCTGCACATGGTTGATGGTATTGGATCATCAATTAAATTTTCTTTTTCCTCCCAGGTGCATCGGTGAACATCATTCATGGCTCCAGGTGGCGCCTTTCAGGGATAAAAATAATATTTACATTGCAGCTCTGGATATAGAAAAAAGTACGGATGCTCCTGAATCTTCTTTATCCCTATTTGATATTAATGACAATCCGCTTCATCATCG of Bacteroidota bacterium contains these proteins:
- the mnmA gene encoding tRNA 2-thiouridine(34) synthase MnmA, whose product is MNIAALVSGGVDSSVIIPLLKEQGYDPFIFYIQIGMEEEPGFMDCPSEEDIEITTYIAKKYNCRFEVINLHEEYWNRVISYTLDSVRRGLTPNPDVMCNRFIKFGSFEDKMGKYFDKIATGHYAHIINEDDTCFLHTAKDRVKDQTYFLSHITYQQLSKVMFPLAYYLKKDVRHKAAQEGLPSAHRRDSQGICFLGKINYNEFIKRYVGEKKGSIIELETGRILGTHNGYWFHTIGQRRGLGLGQGPWFVVKKDVKENIIYVSNGYDPATQYSDVVNLEGFEFISGDPFKDYSKGVEITFKIRHTPEFTKGIITKDGDIFQIRSEEKIAGLAPGQFGVVYDKDEKICYGSGVIG
- a CDS encoding iron-containing alcohol dehydrogenase, yielding MENFVAYNPTRLYFGKDVLNDLGRSVKGSGHRVLLIYGGGSIKHNGIYDKVMEQLNKIDAEVFEYPGIRPNPIIEDVDAAAKLGKEKQVDIILAVGGGSVIDSAKIISITIPVDHTGWYFYSERTRPHKAIPLIAVPTLAATGSEMNPFAVVQNNKTRQKIGFGHDLLYPRYSFLDPQNTFSVPRNYTAYGIADMTAHCLEAYFGEGDATLSDRFVYAILQEAIACSQPLLNNLHNYDLRAKVMYAATAALNKLTINGRKWGDWGVHSIGHVLSLLFDLPHGASLSIVYPAWLKFHRNKIPHRIAELGKNVFGVKSAGQTIEAFETFFRSIECPVRLIEMGIGKDNKQEIINVMKLNEASGNQYKLAPGNYAELVEMFL